Proteins encoded in a region of the Ziziphus jujuba cultivar Dongzao chromosome 3, ASM3175591v1 genome:
- the LOC107422836 gene encoding uncharacterized protein LOC107422836 isoform X3, with protein MNIENENIEPVTDLGLALGYSNQCRQRSSNNESSACAGAGAGAGANAGSRIDVTFVANDPLSELVWSPHKGPSNVALSPPQSITGRRSTTEKPIYEDNFMTPDTSFHLKNEVSRKDTLSKSPKSDSGVMQPCGLNHEETGAGGGMQEMNTDLGLSVLHNNQKEWLGNSKEDDIPGQVNRKNENILSIRSDQHNPDGAEIDLLSGGSVAGDRDVNSGKQTLQLDISLAIEVNHANESEAFAASLPNGASQDTKHLEKMESTAENDIQYIKSEYACGEASKILQSELAPEVKDNSQQDEEKFPRNKTSLVKCSPTNSKIGMCRRKGKEKASSDGDLNGRMSKDEDDSHESVESCNSAGLFLTGKKRWSFEENLIVGNKRLKKQIEGANGSASIVRQDSSFMNWISNMMKGFSKSMQDEAPPCALTLPQPYHRLENPEKNQGPGPKNIGFQSIFQSLYYPKVGGQETRLTNANYQVGEGSKELEPANNMYNINPTPIACHWNLGRQLLLSNDRFNESTSGNEVDSVTHPKILSEKFAASVEKGTTNSAENKNTSNLARSKEEGTSSNSSLGKRKTNSTAISDSDPPGKTSLKLSHKNDPLASSWITRFVPKIPGRPGPSSNLDHAGGAAECSTKCIKLPHSQNQVDFLNDRKFIGAREQCVEYPLIVSGKNLQNCSPENESYIALNKVKSHNNQKCMYSLNPVLPSPKMKISEAMASLFARRLDAFKHIPPANETGTTAAHANMTCFFCGINGHSLRNCPEISETELGELMRNLNMYSEAEELPSLCIRCFQHSHWAVSCPMASSRARLRLKSNASLDNQFSPCQLQPNAGNEENAIVQIGRENQFQAASAANTSCDGEIQTGFVWKMNEMVVSKEKRSCTSSDKNQIALGSGENKFKENQIMPLSNIVNTQNLDVPRGLFDAVKRLRLSRTDILKWMNSNMSLSHLNGFFLRLRLGKWEEGLGGTGYYVACITGTQRESKPQDGKISVSVNVGGIRCSVESQYVSNHDFVEDELMAWWSATSRTGDKIPSEEDLRDTVKRKRMLGF; from the exons ATGAATATAGAGAATGAGAACATAGAACCTGTAACAGATTTAGGACTTGCCCTGGGGTATTCCAATCAGTGCAGACAGAGAAGCTCAAATAATGAGTCGAGTGCATGTGCAGGTGCAGGTGCAGGTGCAGGTGCAAATGCAGGTTCAAGGATAGACGTGACATTTGTGGCCAATGATCCCCTATCTGAACTAGTTTGGTCTCCACATAAAG GTCCAAGCAATGTCGCTCTTTCACCACCACAAAGCATTACAGGCAGGAGGTCTACTACTGAAAAACCTATTTATGAAGATAACTTTATGACCCCAGATACATCATTTCATTTGAAGAACGAAGTTTCAAGGAAAGATACTTTGTCTAAATCTCCTAAGAGCGATTCGGGTGTCATGCAACCATGTGGACTTAACCATGAAGAGACAG GAGCTGGTGGTGGAATGCAGGAAATGAATACGGATTTAGGACTATCTGTTTTACATAATAATCAAAAAGAGTGGTTGGGAAACAGTAAAGAGGATGATATCCCTG GTCAGGTTAACAGAAAAAACGAAAATATCTTATCAATTAGATCAGATCAGCACAATCCTGATGGAGCAGAGATAGATCTGTTATCCGGGGGCTCCGTTGCTGGAGACAGAGATGTTAATAGTGGCAAACAAACATTGCAACTGGATATCAGTTTGGCTATTGAAGTTAACCATGCAAATGAATCTGAAGCTTTCGCTGCTTCACTGCCGAATGGTGCATCCCAAGACACAAAGCATTTGGAAAAAATGGAGTCAACTGCTGAGAATGATATCCAGTATATCAAAAGTGAATATGCTTGTGGTGAAGCTTCTAAGATTTTACAATCGGAACTTGCCCCCGAAGTTAAAGACAACTCTCAGCAGGATGAGGAAAAGTTTCCTAGAAACAAGACTTCTCTGGTAAAATGTTCTCCAACTAACAGCAAAATCGGCATGTGTCGAAGGAAAGGCAAGGAAAAAGCTTCATCCGATGGAGATCTCAACGGAAGAATGTCAAAAGACGAAGATGACAGCCACGAGAGTGTTGAAAGTTGCAACAGTGCTGGGTTATTTTTGACAGGCAAGAAGAGGTGGAGCTTTGAGGAAAACTTAATTGTCGGGAATAAAAGGTTGAAAAAGCAAATTGAAGGTGCAAATGGATCCGCTTCCATAGTTAGACAAGATAGCTCCTTCATGAATTGGATATCAAACATGATGAAGGGCTTCTCCAAATCAATGCAAGATGAGGCACCTCCTTGTGCTCTTACCCTTCCTCAACCTTATCATAGACTTGAAAATCCTGAGAAAAACCAAGGTCCTGGACCGAAGAATATTGGTTTTCAGTCAATTTTTCAGTCGTTATATTACCCGAAGGTGGGGGGTCAAGAGACAAGATTGACAAATGCCAATTATCAAGTTGGAGAAGGATCTAAGGAACTTGAACCAGCAAATAACATGTATAATATTAATCCTACTCCTATAGCTTGTCATTGGAACTTAGGCAGACAACTTTTACTTTCAAATGATAGATTCAATGAATCTACATCAGGAAATGAAGTGGATTCAGTAACCCATCCCAAAATTTTGTCAGAAAAATTTGCTGCCAGTGTAGAAAAAGGCACCACTAACTCTGCTGAGAATAAGAATACGTCTAACTTGGCTCGTAGCAAAGAAGAGGGAACAAGCTCTAATTCCTCTCTGGgtaaaaggaaaacaaacagTACTGCTATTTCTGATTCTGATCCACCAGGGAAAACCTCTCTGAAGTTGTCTCACAAAAATGACCCGCTGGCAAGCTCGTGGATAACTCGGTTTGTTCCAAAAATCCCTGGAAGGCCTGGTCCATCATCGAATCTGGACCATGCTGGTGGTGCTGCTGAGTGCTCCACTAAATGTATAAAGCTTCCACATTCTCAGAATCAAGTTGATTTTCTCAACGACCGCAAATTTATTGGTGCTAGGGAGCAGTGTGTAGAATATCCGCTGATTGTTAGTGGTAAAAACTTACAGAATTGCTCTCCTGAAAATGAAAGTTACATTGCTTTGAATAAAGTCAAAAGCCACAATAATCAGAAATGTATGTACAGTTTGAACCCTGTCTTGCCTTCacctaaaatgaaaatttcggAGGCAATGGCTTCTCTGTTTGCAAGGAGATTGGACGCTTTTAAACACATTCCTCCGGCAAATGAAACAGGTACTACTGCTGCTCATGCAAACATGACATGTTTCTTTTGTGGCATAAATGGTCATAGCTTACGGAATTGTCCAGAGATAAGTGAAACTGAACTTGGGGAACTTATGAGGAACCTGAATATGTATAGTGAAGCAGAAGAATTGCCTTCTTTGTGCATTCGATGTTTTCAACACAGTCATTGGGCTGTTTCATGTCCTATGGCATCCTCAAGAGCACGACTTCGATTAAAATCCAATGCTTCTTTGGATAATCAGTTTTCTCCTTGTCAATTGCAGCCTAATGCAGGAAATGAAGAAAATGCAATTGTTCAAATTGGTAGAGAGAACCAATTTCAAGCTGCTTCCGCTGCAAATACATCCTGTGATGGAGAAATACAGACAGGTTTTGTAtggaaaatgaatgaaatggtaGTTTCCAAGGAAAAGAGATCTTGTACAAGTTCAGATAAGAATCAGATTGCTTTAGGCTCTGGAGAAAACAAGTTCAAGGAAAATCAGATCATGCCTTTGTCAAATATTGTCAATACACAAAATTTGGATGTACCAAGAGGATTATTCGATGCTGTAAAAAGGCTTCGTTTGTCTCGGACAGATATCTTAAA ATGGATGAATTCCAACATGTCACTCTCACATCTCAATGGTTTTTTCCTGCGTTTGCGGCTTGGGAAGTGGGAAGAAGGTCTAGGAGGAACTGGATACTATGTGGCTTGCATAACTG GAACACAAAGAGAGAGCAAACCACAGGATGGCAAAATTTCAGTATCAGTGAACGTCGGAGGAATCAGATGCTCAGTCGAGAGTCAATACGTCTCCAACCATGATTTCGTTGAG GACGAGCTCATGGCATGGTGGTCTGCAACCTCAAGGACTGGAGACAAAATTCCTTCTGAGGAAGATTTAAGAGATACAGTAAAGAGGAAAAGAATGTTAGGCTTTTag
- the LOC107422828 gene encoding calmodulin calcium-dependent NAD kinase, translated as MHHHGGESNGNNGKVNLTHILAAASLFGFAAAGATAATHYYRRRPKSKPFTDPTIIPRLDRTESGRVGQLEKFTHYVARQLGFLDANECPKLCKVAYDYLRKSEGCEGNIYELFANQENADSLYEKLIDELDKCILTYFAFHWSQASLMISQVLNVESENRPKLRDFVLKATRKQRFERVTKDLKAKQAFSTLVEEIKTIRRATSNGYSQCTDVMVPIAHSERSPVLLLMGGGMGAGKSTVLKDTLKESFWSGAAANAVLVEADAFKETDVIYKALSSMGHHQDMLPTAELVHQKSTDAASSVLVTALNEGRDVIMDGTLSWEPFVEQTIAMARNVHKFRYRMGVGYKVAEDGTIIEDYWEQVKEEEHGQENGELPNRKPYRIELVGVVCDAYLAVVRGIRRALMSGRAVRVKSQLKSHKRFASAFPKYCHLVDNARLYCTNAMGGPPKLIGYKDGDSNLLVDNEEIECLTKLSSLNPDADSVYELYEHPSIIFKPGSIWNDVVFSPSRSALQMELKSSIQKLESTRTT; from the exons ATGCATCACCATg gTGGTGAATCAAATGGCAACAATGGCAAAGTCAACCTCACACACATACTCGCTGCTGCTTCTTTGTTTGGATTTGCTGCCGCCGGAGCCACCGCTGCAACACATTATTACAGGCGCCGGCCAAAGTCTAAGCCATTCACAGATCCAACTATCATCCCACGGCTAGACAGAACAGAATCCGGCCGTGTTGGACAACTTGAAAAGTTCACTCATTACgtag CTAGGCAATTGGGATTTTTGGATGCAAATGAGTGTCCTAAGCTGTGCAAAGTAGCGTATGATTATTTGAGAAAATCAGAAGGTTGTGAAGGAAATATCTATGAATTGTTTGCCAATCAAGAAAATGCTGATTCTCTCTATGAAAAGTTGATAGATGAGCTTGATAAATGCATCCTCACTTATTTTGCATTTCACTGGAGCCAAGCGTCTCTTATGATTTCCCAG GTTTTGAATGTAGAGTCTGAAAATAGACCAAAGCTCAGAGACTTTGTTTTGAAAGCTACAAG GAAACAGAGATTTGAGAGAGTGACAAAGGACCTAAAGGCAAAGCAGGCGTTCTCAACGTTGGTGGAGGAAATTAAAACAATCAGAAGGGCCACGTCAAATGGATATTCACAATGTACGGACGTGATGGTGCCAATAGCCCACAGTGAGAGAAGTCCAGTGCTCCTCCTTATGGGTGGTGGAATGGGGGCTGGGAAGAGCACCGTCCTCAAAGACACTCTCAAaga ATCATTCTGGTCAGGCGCGGCTGCAAATGCAGTGTTAGTAGAAGCAGATGCTTTTAAAGAGACTGATGTTATCTATAAAGCCCTTAGCTCTATGGGTCACCACCAAGACATGCTTCCAACTGCCGAATTG GTGCACCAAAAATCTACAGATGCGGCATCATCTGTGCTAGTGACAGCACTGAACGAAGGACGGGATGTGATCATGGATGGGACATTGTCATGGGAGCCATTTGTTGAGCAGACCATTGCCATGGCAAGGAATGTTCACAAATTCCGTTACCGGATGGGGGTCGGATACAAAGTTGCCGAGGATGGCACTATTATCGAGGATTATTGGGAGCAGGTAAAGGAAGAAGAACATGGACAAGAAAATGGAGAGCTACCCAACAGAAAACCATACAGAATTGAGCTGGTTGGAGTGGTTTGCGATGCTTATTTAGCTGTTGTTAGAGGCATAAG GAGAGCACTCATGTCTGGTAGAGCAGTGAGGGTGAAATCGCAGTTGAAATCCCACAAGAGATTTGCAAGTGCATTTCCAAAATATTGCCACCTTGTTGATAATGCTAGGCTCTACTGCACCAATGCTATGGGTGGCCCTCCTAAG CTAATAGGATACAAGGATGGAGATAGCAATCTGCTAGTGGACAACGAAGAAATAGAGTGCCTAACAAAATTGAGCAGTTTGAACCCAGATGCAGACTCCGTATACGAGCTTTATGAGCATCCAAGCATCATATTCAAGCCCGGTTCTATTTGGAATGACGTTGTTTTTTCTCCTTCAAGGTCAGCCCTTCAAATGGAGCTAAAATCTTCCATTCAAAAATTGGAAAGTACTCGAACAACTTGA
- the LOC107422836 gene encoding uncharacterized protein LOC107422836 isoform X1: MNIENENIEPVTDLGLALGYSNQCRQRSSNNESSACAGAGAGAGANAGSRIDVTFVANDPLSELVWSPHKGLNLKCADSSFVDTKTSLFWDAGPSNVALSPPQSITGRRSTTEKPIYEDNFMTPDTSFHLKNEVSRKDTLSKSPKSDSGVMQPCGLNHEETGAGGGMQEMNTDLGLSVLHNNQKEWLGNSKEDDIPGQVNRKNENILSIRSDQHNPDGAEIDLLSGGSVAGDRDVNSGKQTLQLDISLAIEVNHANESEAFAASLPNGASQDTKHLEKMESTAENDIQYIKSEYACGEASKILQSELAPEVKDNSQQDEEKFPRNKTSLVKCSPTNSKIGMCRRKGKEKASSDGDLNGRMSKDEDDSHESVESCNSAGLFLTGKKRWSFEENLIVGNKRLKKQIEGANGSASIVRQDSSFMNWISNMMKGFSKSMQDEAPPCALTLPQPYHRLENPEKNQGPGPKNIGFQSIFQSLYYPKVGGQETRLTNANYQVGEGSKELEPANNMYNINPTPIACHWNLGRQLLLSNDRFNESTSGNEVDSVTHPKILSEKFAASVEKGTTNSAENKNTSNLARSKEEGTSSNSSLGKRKTNSTAISDSDPPGKTSLKLSHKNDPLASSWITRFVPKIPGRPGPSSNLDHAGGAAECSTKCIKLPHSQNQVDFLNDRKFIGAREQCVEYPLIVSGKNLQNCSPENESYIALNKVKSHNNQKCMYSLNPVLPSPKMKISEAMASLFARRLDAFKHIPPANETGTTAAHANMTCFFCGINGHSLRNCPEISETELGELMRNLNMYSEAEELPSLCIRCFQHSHWAVSCPMASSRARLRLKSNASLDNQFSPCQLQPNAGNEENAIVQIGRENQFQAASAANTSCDGEIQTGFVWKMNEMVVSKEKRSCTSSDKNQIALGSGENKFKENQIMPLSNIVNTQNLDVPRGLFDAVKRLRLSRTDILKWMNSNMSLSHLNGFFLRLRLGKWEEGLGGTGYYVACITGTQRESKPQDGKISVSVNVGGIRCSVESQYVSNHDFVEDELMAWWSATSRTGDKIPSEEDLRDTVKRKRMLGF, translated from the exons ATGAATATAGAGAATGAGAACATAGAACCTGTAACAGATTTAGGACTTGCCCTGGGGTATTCCAATCAGTGCAGACAGAGAAGCTCAAATAATGAGTCGAGTGCATGTGCAGGTGCAGGTGCAGGTGCAGGTGCAAATGCAGGTTCAAGGATAGACGTGACATTTGTGGCCAATGATCCCCTATCTGAACTAGTTTGGTCTCCACATAAAGGTTTGAATCTAAAATGTGCTGATTCCAGCTTTGTCGATACCAAAACCTCACTTTTCTGGGACGCAGGTCCAAGCAATGTCGCTCTTTCACCACCACAAAGCATTACAGGCAGGAGGTCTACTACTGAAAAACCTATTTATGAAGATAACTTTATGACCCCAGATACATCATTTCATTTGAAGAACGAAGTTTCAAGGAAAGATACTTTGTCTAAATCTCCTAAGAGCGATTCGGGTGTCATGCAACCATGTGGACTTAACCATGAAGAGACAG GAGCTGGTGGTGGAATGCAGGAAATGAATACGGATTTAGGACTATCTGTTTTACATAATAATCAAAAAGAGTGGTTGGGAAACAGTAAAGAGGATGATATCCCTG GTCAGGTTAACAGAAAAAACGAAAATATCTTATCAATTAGATCAGATCAGCACAATCCTGATGGAGCAGAGATAGATCTGTTATCCGGGGGCTCCGTTGCTGGAGACAGAGATGTTAATAGTGGCAAACAAACATTGCAACTGGATATCAGTTTGGCTATTGAAGTTAACCATGCAAATGAATCTGAAGCTTTCGCTGCTTCACTGCCGAATGGTGCATCCCAAGACACAAAGCATTTGGAAAAAATGGAGTCAACTGCTGAGAATGATATCCAGTATATCAAAAGTGAATATGCTTGTGGTGAAGCTTCTAAGATTTTACAATCGGAACTTGCCCCCGAAGTTAAAGACAACTCTCAGCAGGATGAGGAAAAGTTTCCTAGAAACAAGACTTCTCTGGTAAAATGTTCTCCAACTAACAGCAAAATCGGCATGTGTCGAAGGAAAGGCAAGGAAAAAGCTTCATCCGATGGAGATCTCAACGGAAGAATGTCAAAAGACGAAGATGACAGCCACGAGAGTGTTGAAAGTTGCAACAGTGCTGGGTTATTTTTGACAGGCAAGAAGAGGTGGAGCTTTGAGGAAAACTTAATTGTCGGGAATAAAAGGTTGAAAAAGCAAATTGAAGGTGCAAATGGATCCGCTTCCATAGTTAGACAAGATAGCTCCTTCATGAATTGGATATCAAACATGATGAAGGGCTTCTCCAAATCAATGCAAGATGAGGCACCTCCTTGTGCTCTTACCCTTCCTCAACCTTATCATAGACTTGAAAATCCTGAGAAAAACCAAGGTCCTGGACCGAAGAATATTGGTTTTCAGTCAATTTTTCAGTCGTTATATTACCCGAAGGTGGGGGGTCAAGAGACAAGATTGACAAATGCCAATTATCAAGTTGGAGAAGGATCTAAGGAACTTGAACCAGCAAATAACATGTATAATATTAATCCTACTCCTATAGCTTGTCATTGGAACTTAGGCAGACAACTTTTACTTTCAAATGATAGATTCAATGAATCTACATCAGGAAATGAAGTGGATTCAGTAACCCATCCCAAAATTTTGTCAGAAAAATTTGCTGCCAGTGTAGAAAAAGGCACCACTAACTCTGCTGAGAATAAGAATACGTCTAACTTGGCTCGTAGCAAAGAAGAGGGAACAAGCTCTAATTCCTCTCTGGgtaaaaggaaaacaaacagTACTGCTATTTCTGATTCTGATCCACCAGGGAAAACCTCTCTGAAGTTGTCTCACAAAAATGACCCGCTGGCAAGCTCGTGGATAACTCGGTTTGTTCCAAAAATCCCTGGAAGGCCTGGTCCATCATCGAATCTGGACCATGCTGGTGGTGCTGCTGAGTGCTCCACTAAATGTATAAAGCTTCCACATTCTCAGAATCAAGTTGATTTTCTCAACGACCGCAAATTTATTGGTGCTAGGGAGCAGTGTGTAGAATATCCGCTGATTGTTAGTGGTAAAAACTTACAGAATTGCTCTCCTGAAAATGAAAGTTACATTGCTTTGAATAAAGTCAAAAGCCACAATAATCAGAAATGTATGTACAGTTTGAACCCTGTCTTGCCTTCacctaaaatgaaaatttcggAGGCAATGGCTTCTCTGTTTGCAAGGAGATTGGACGCTTTTAAACACATTCCTCCGGCAAATGAAACAGGTACTACTGCTGCTCATGCAAACATGACATGTTTCTTTTGTGGCATAAATGGTCATAGCTTACGGAATTGTCCAGAGATAAGTGAAACTGAACTTGGGGAACTTATGAGGAACCTGAATATGTATAGTGAAGCAGAAGAATTGCCTTCTTTGTGCATTCGATGTTTTCAACACAGTCATTGGGCTGTTTCATGTCCTATGGCATCCTCAAGAGCACGACTTCGATTAAAATCCAATGCTTCTTTGGATAATCAGTTTTCTCCTTGTCAATTGCAGCCTAATGCAGGAAATGAAGAAAATGCAATTGTTCAAATTGGTAGAGAGAACCAATTTCAAGCTGCTTCCGCTGCAAATACATCCTGTGATGGAGAAATACAGACAGGTTTTGTAtggaaaatgaatgaaatggtaGTTTCCAAGGAAAAGAGATCTTGTACAAGTTCAGATAAGAATCAGATTGCTTTAGGCTCTGGAGAAAACAAGTTCAAGGAAAATCAGATCATGCCTTTGTCAAATATTGTCAATACACAAAATTTGGATGTACCAAGAGGATTATTCGATGCTGTAAAAAGGCTTCGTTTGTCTCGGACAGATATCTTAAA ATGGATGAATTCCAACATGTCACTCTCACATCTCAATGGTTTTTTCCTGCGTTTGCGGCTTGGGAAGTGGGAAGAAGGTCTAGGAGGAACTGGATACTATGTGGCTTGCATAACTG GAACACAAAGAGAGAGCAAACCACAGGATGGCAAAATTTCAGTATCAGTGAACGTCGGAGGAATCAGATGCTCAGTCGAGAGTCAATACGTCTCCAACCATGATTTCGTTGAG GACGAGCTCATGGCATGGTGGTCTGCAACCTCAAGGACTGGAGACAAAATTCCTTCTGAGGAAGATTTAAGAGATACAGTAAAGAGGAAAAGAATGTTAGGCTTTTag
- the LOC107422836 gene encoding uncharacterized protein LOC107422836 isoform X2, with translation MNIENENIEPVTDLGLALGYSNQCRQRSSNNESSACAGAGAGAGANAGSRIDVTFVANDPLSELVWSPHKGLNLKCADSSFVDTKTSLFWDAGPSNVALSPPQSITGRRSTTEKPIYEDNFMTPDTSFHLKNEVSRKDTLSKSPKSDSGVMQPCGLNHEETGAGGGMQEMNTDLGLSVLHNNQKEWLGNSKEDDIPGQVNRKNENILSIRSDQHNPDGAEIDLLSGGSVAGDRDVNSGKQTLQLDISLAIEVNHANESEAFAASLPNGASQDTKHLEKMESTAENDIQYIKSEYACGEASKILQSELAPEVKDNSQQDEEKFPRNKTSLVKCSPTNSKIGMCRRKGKEKASSDGDLNGRMSKDEDDSHESVESCNSAGLFLTGKKRWSFEENLIVGNKRLKKQIEGANGSASIVRQDSSFMNWISNMMKGFSKSMQDEAPPCALTLPQPYHRLENPEKNQGPGPKNIGFQSIFQSLYYPKVGGQETRLTNANYQVGEGSKELEPANNMYNINPTPIACHWNLGRQLLLSNDRFNESTSGNEVDSVTHPKILSEKFAASVEKGTTNSAENKNTSNLARSKEEGTSSNSSLGKRKTNSTAISDSDPPGKTSLKLSHKNDPLASSWITRFVPKIPGRPGPSSNLDHAGGAAECSTKCIKLPHSQNQVDFLNDRKFIGAREQCVEYPLIVSGKNLQNCSPENESYIALNKVKSHNNQKCMYSLNPVLPSPKMKISEAMASLFARRLDAFKHIPPANETGTTAAHANMTCFFCGINGHSLRNCPEISETELGELMRNLNMYSEAEELPSLCIRCFQHSHWAVSCPMASSRARLRLKSNASLDNQFSPCQLQPNAGNEENAIVQIGRENQFQAASAANTSCDGEIQTGFVWKMNEMVVSKEKRSCTSSDKNQIALGSGENKFKENQIMPLSNIVNTQNLDVPRGLFDAVKRLRLSRTDILKWMNSNMSLSHLNGFFLRLRLGKWEEGLGGTGYYVACITGTQRESKPQDGKISVSVNVGGIRCSVESQYVSNHDFVEFGTSNIAGRAHGMVVCNLKDWRQNSF, from the exons ATGAATATAGAGAATGAGAACATAGAACCTGTAACAGATTTAGGACTTGCCCTGGGGTATTCCAATCAGTGCAGACAGAGAAGCTCAAATAATGAGTCGAGTGCATGTGCAGGTGCAGGTGCAGGTGCAGGTGCAAATGCAGGTTCAAGGATAGACGTGACATTTGTGGCCAATGATCCCCTATCTGAACTAGTTTGGTCTCCACATAAAGGTTTGAATCTAAAATGTGCTGATTCCAGCTTTGTCGATACCAAAACCTCACTTTTCTGGGACGCAGGTCCAAGCAATGTCGCTCTTTCACCACCACAAAGCATTACAGGCAGGAGGTCTACTACTGAAAAACCTATTTATGAAGATAACTTTATGACCCCAGATACATCATTTCATTTGAAGAACGAAGTTTCAAGGAAAGATACTTTGTCTAAATCTCCTAAGAGCGATTCGGGTGTCATGCAACCATGTGGACTTAACCATGAAGAGACAG GAGCTGGTGGTGGAATGCAGGAAATGAATACGGATTTAGGACTATCTGTTTTACATAATAATCAAAAAGAGTGGTTGGGAAACAGTAAAGAGGATGATATCCCTG GTCAGGTTAACAGAAAAAACGAAAATATCTTATCAATTAGATCAGATCAGCACAATCCTGATGGAGCAGAGATAGATCTGTTATCCGGGGGCTCCGTTGCTGGAGACAGAGATGTTAATAGTGGCAAACAAACATTGCAACTGGATATCAGTTTGGCTATTGAAGTTAACCATGCAAATGAATCTGAAGCTTTCGCTGCTTCACTGCCGAATGGTGCATCCCAAGACACAAAGCATTTGGAAAAAATGGAGTCAACTGCTGAGAATGATATCCAGTATATCAAAAGTGAATATGCTTGTGGTGAAGCTTCTAAGATTTTACAATCGGAACTTGCCCCCGAAGTTAAAGACAACTCTCAGCAGGATGAGGAAAAGTTTCCTAGAAACAAGACTTCTCTGGTAAAATGTTCTCCAACTAACAGCAAAATCGGCATGTGTCGAAGGAAAGGCAAGGAAAAAGCTTCATCCGATGGAGATCTCAACGGAAGAATGTCAAAAGACGAAGATGACAGCCACGAGAGTGTTGAAAGTTGCAACAGTGCTGGGTTATTTTTGACAGGCAAGAAGAGGTGGAGCTTTGAGGAAAACTTAATTGTCGGGAATAAAAGGTTGAAAAAGCAAATTGAAGGTGCAAATGGATCCGCTTCCATAGTTAGACAAGATAGCTCCTTCATGAATTGGATATCAAACATGATGAAGGGCTTCTCCAAATCAATGCAAGATGAGGCACCTCCTTGTGCTCTTACCCTTCCTCAACCTTATCATAGACTTGAAAATCCTGAGAAAAACCAAGGTCCTGGACCGAAGAATATTGGTTTTCAGTCAATTTTTCAGTCGTTATATTACCCGAAGGTGGGGGGTCAAGAGACAAGATTGACAAATGCCAATTATCAAGTTGGAGAAGGATCTAAGGAACTTGAACCAGCAAATAACATGTATAATATTAATCCTACTCCTATAGCTTGTCATTGGAACTTAGGCAGACAACTTTTACTTTCAAATGATAGATTCAATGAATCTACATCAGGAAATGAAGTGGATTCAGTAACCCATCCCAAAATTTTGTCAGAAAAATTTGCTGCCAGTGTAGAAAAAGGCACCACTAACTCTGCTGAGAATAAGAATACGTCTAACTTGGCTCGTAGCAAAGAAGAGGGAACAAGCTCTAATTCCTCTCTGGgtaaaaggaaaacaaacagTACTGCTATTTCTGATTCTGATCCACCAGGGAAAACCTCTCTGAAGTTGTCTCACAAAAATGACCCGCTGGCAAGCTCGTGGATAACTCGGTTTGTTCCAAAAATCCCTGGAAGGCCTGGTCCATCATCGAATCTGGACCATGCTGGTGGTGCTGCTGAGTGCTCCACTAAATGTATAAAGCTTCCACATTCTCAGAATCAAGTTGATTTTCTCAACGACCGCAAATTTATTGGTGCTAGGGAGCAGTGTGTAGAATATCCGCTGATTGTTAGTGGTAAAAACTTACAGAATTGCTCTCCTGAAAATGAAAGTTACATTGCTTTGAATAAAGTCAAAAGCCACAATAATCAGAAATGTATGTACAGTTTGAACCCTGTCTTGCCTTCacctaaaatgaaaatttcggAGGCAATGGCTTCTCTGTTTGCAAGGAGATTGGACGCTTTTAAACACATTCCTCCGGCAAATGAAACAGGTACTACTGCTGCTCATGCAAACATGACATGTTTCTTTTGTGGCATAAATGGTCATAGCTTACGGAATTGTCCAGAGATAAGTGAAACTGAACTTGGGGAACTTATGAGGAACCTGAATATGTATAGTGAAGCAGAAGAATTGCCTTCTTTGTGCATTCGATGTTTTCAACACAGTCATTGGGCTGTTTCATGTCCTATGGCATCCTCAAGAGCACGACTTCGATTAAAATCCAATGCTTCTTTGGATAATCAGTTTTCTCCTTGTCAATTGCAGCCTAATGCAGGAAATGAAGAAAATGCAATTGTTCAAATTGGTAGAGAGAACCAATTTCAAGCTGCTTCCGCTGCAAATACATCCTGTGATGGAGAAATACAGACAGGTTTTGTAtggaaaatgaatgaaatggtaGTTTCCAAGGAAAAGAGATCTTGTACAAGTTCAGATAAGAATCAGATTGCTTTAGGCTCTGGAGAAAACAAGTTCAAGGAAAATCAGATCATGCCTTTGTCAAATATTGTCAATACACAAAATTTGGATGTACCAAGAGGATTATTCGATGCTGTAAAAAGGCTTCGTTTGTCTCGGACAGATATCTTAAA ATGGATGAATTCCAACATGTCACTCTCACATCTCAATGGTTTTTTCCTGCGTTTGCGGCTTGGGAAGTGGGAAGAAGGTCTAGGAGGAACTGGATACTATGTGGCTTGCATAACTG GAACACAAAGAGAGAGCAAACCACAGGATGGCAAAATTTCAGTATCAGTGAACGTCGGAGGAATCAGATGCTCAGTCGAGAGTCAATACGTCTCCAACCATGATTTCGTTGAG TTTGGTACATCCAACATTGCAGGACGAGCTCATGGCATGGTGGTCTGCAACCTCAAGGACTGGAGACAAAATTCCTTCTGA